In Phlebotomus papatasi isolate M1 chromosome 1, Ppap_2.1, whole genome shotgun sequence, the following proteins share a genomic window:
- the LOC129805928 gene encoding protein lin-52 homolog isoform X3, with translation MSSDEENSQNSKGDRSDDLEELLSMERLDRASPELWPEKKLGTLTPSALALDLKKIYDQAYVLGVQEAKEMTRGKYLNIFGYDINKSLQQQSPSKGFPSTTLRKSSTSSE, from the exons ATGAGCAGCGACGAAGAAAATTCCCAAAATTCCAAAGGCG ACAGAAGCGATGATTTGGAGGAACTTCTCAGTATGGAGCGTCTTGACAGGGCTTCTCCTGAATTGTGGCCGGAAAAGA AACTTGGGACACTTACCCCATCAGCATTGGCTCTCGATCTGAAGAAGATCTACGACCAGGCTTATGTGCTGGGTGTCCAGGAGGCCAAAGAAATGACGAGAGGGAagtatttgaacatttttggtTATGACATCAATAAAAGCCTTCAACAGCAGTCACCGTCGAAGGGTTTCCCCTCaactacactcagaaaaagttCAACATCATCGGAATAG
- the LOC129805928 gene encoding protein lin-52 homolog isoform X2 produces the protein MSSDEENSQNSKGDRSDDLEELLSMERLDRASPELWPEKSVTDFISSNNNRSSVSPTPPSWSRGLTSEDIAAMHKLGTLTPSALALDLKKIYDQAYVLGVQEAKEMTRGKYLNIFGYDINKSLQQQSPSKGFPSTTLRKSSTSSE, from the exons ATGAGCAGCGACGAAGAAAATTCCCAAAATTCCAAAGGCG ACAGAAGCGATGATTTGGAGGAACTTCTCAGTATGGAGCGTCTTGACAGGGCTTCTCCTGAATTGTGGCCGGAAAAGA GTGTAACGGATTTTATTTCATCAAATAACAATCGCTCTTCGGTATCTCCAACGCCTCCTTCGTGGTCGCGCGGGCTAACGTCCGAAGATATCGCTGCCATGCACA AACTTGGGACACTTACCCCATCAGCATTGGCTCTCGATCTGAAGAAGATCTACGACCAGGCTTATGTGCTGGGTGTCCAGGAGGCCAAAGAAATGACGAGAGGGAagtatttgaacatttttggtTATGACATCAATAAAAGCCTTCAACAGCAGTCACCGTCGAAGGGTTTCCCCTCaactacactcagaaaaagttCAACATCATCGGAATAG
- the LOC129805928 gene encoding protein lin-52 homolog isoform X1, producing MSSDEENSQNSKGDRSDDLEELLSMERLDRASPELWPEKIPGVTDFISSNNNRSSVSPTPPSWSRGLTSEDIAAMHKLGTLTPSALALDLKKIYDQAYVLGVQEAKEMTRGKYLNIFGYDINKSLQQQSPSKGFPSTTLRKSSTSSE from the exons ATGAGCAGCGACGAAGAAAATTCCCAAAATTCCAAAGGCG ACAGAAGCGATGATTTGGAGGAACTTCTCAGTATGGAGCGTCTTGACAGGGCTTCTCCTGAATTGTGGCCGGAAAAGA TTCCAGGTGTAACGGATTTTATTTCATCAAATAACAATCGCTCTTCGGTATCTCCAACGCCTCCTTCGTGGTCGCGCGGGCTAACGTCCGAAGATATCGCTGCCATGCACA AACTTGGGACACTTACCCCATCAGCATTGGCTCTCGATCTGAAGAAGATCTACGACCAGGCTTATGTGCTGGGTGTCCAGGAGGCCAAAGAAATGACGAGAGGGAagtatttgaacatttttggtTATGACATCAATAAAAGCCTTCAACAGCAGTCACCGTCGAAGGGTTTCCCCTCaactacactcagaaaaagttCAACATCATCGGAATAG
- the LOC129805897 gene encoding N-acylneuraminate-9-phosphatase, with the protein MATTKMRSLGSGCLSQITTIFLDLDNTLIPTRKADAKACNKLVDFLQEEHGMSREAALVSTSTFLRTFRRCPDNEELPLEEWRCHLWSEALPEPFKCLSSEVYRTWLQLRLRYMAPTAENVKLLESLRSNFILALITNGPSAAQWEKVNRLNLAKYFDCILVSGDLPWEKPDARIYHAACNLLSVQAHQCIMIGDKLETDIQGGKEAKLGATFWLPLTSAERAEPQVGLMPDFTIHNLSDILAVLPCGGKTCGRFPASRNRCSSIGTTGSGAMRRARVPYNRRVASLPDLDNCNSNSSDGS; encoded by the exons ATGGCCACGACAAAAATGAGAAGTCTGGGTAGTGGGTGTCTCAGTCAAATCACAACAATCTTCCTTGATTTGGACAATACACTCATTCCCACAAGAAAGGCAGATGCGAAAGCCTGCAACAAG CTCGTAGATTTCCTTCAGGAGGAACATGGGATGAGCCGTGAGGCTGCTCTTGTGTCCACCTCAACGTTTCTACGTACTTTTCGTCGCTGTCCAGACAATGAGGAGCTTCCGCTTGAAGAATGGCGCTGCCATTTGTGGTCAGAGGCCCTTCCGGAACCTTTCAAATGTCTCAGTAGCGAAGTGTACCGTACATGGTTACAATTGAGATTGCGCTATATGGCACCCACCGCAGAAAATGTAAAACTCCTTGAATCCCTGAGATCAAACTTCATTTTGGCACTTATCACAAATGGACCGAGTGCAGCTCAATGGGAGAAGGTGAATCGATTGAATCTAGCAAAATACTTTGACTGTATCTTAGTGTCTGGCGATTTGCCGTGGGAGAAGCCCGATGCCCGAATTTATCATGCTGCCTGCAATTTGTTGAGTGTTCAAGCACATCAGTGCATCATGATTGGGGACAAATTAGAGACTGACATTCAG GGTGGTAAAGAGGCAAAATTGGGGGCAACCTTTTGGCTTCCCCTAACAAGTGCCGAACGTGCTGAACCACAAGTGGGCCTCATGCCTGATTTTACCATCCACAATCTGTCGGATATCCTGGCTGTTTTGCCGTGCGGGGGGAAGACGTGTGGACGCTTCCCAGCCTCAAGAAACCGATGTTCTTCCATTGGAACAACCGGAAGTGGTGCCATGAGACGTGCCCGTGTGCCATACAATCGAAGAGTGGCATCTCTACCAGATTTGGACAATTGCAACAGTAACAGTTCAGATGGAAGCTGA
- the LOC129805832 gene encoding neurochondrin homolog: MADSAIAEPIKKCVAILGAAKSDTEKFAALFMVTKLVKGKDCTDVAKKALFDSIGFKFLKKLMLADSVPDDCPPIVYKSVALSILTSFCELESLATNPDMLNNIPVFFSIIESADDEDDNDNLIVVTESYKCLQAIAQFEPGQKALLDSGAIPKLAQVYANKSFQTDEALRIIVTLCSKFGPQAWGTDPKVFNSLVTRIGLDFETDHSERKFDLCSILATLLFTCRRDVILPTVEGEIWPESIYKGLNDILKSKIGKNQRDPALKLAAQAVEFLGIEWTLNDEEKPKQFYLLLLQLAAIEVRMQMDNKSFNQAAAQADLITACFVILELSVNYMATDQLDLEQKEKQQVYTALKGAFSGVMSVLTKLSSSEARNSLSPKDKSFAAAMVRVLSAWLCQETTAMRPGLYQVLPYMFQLANSTFQESRQHRLEHKGNPDAPEGPADVLRVMLPALCHLAVEDKARQVLFKTKQDEALYECLVFHFSIAHWKRPPVPRAERLKRLNEPEPKPSPRQQEEMKDSRAAIVSLCNIFMNLTVLEAKIAEDSLLFSNLLKFIFENLPELKDTPDNLVMHGHLAVLGLLMLKQQAKKVKKNDFSICRYIQATIRFLWDAYIVDESNDPTALVVSITYKEHWMEIQELWFLGMQTMSGVITQIPWISEFALESGWAEGIVETLKKVKIGTLPGNVKSAFEDLLCQLAEANPDVPAKLKKADALRVCRNHRLMELGKKLFGD; encoded by the exons ATGGCAGATTCAGCAATTGCGGAGCCCATTAAGAAGTGTGTGGCCATTTTGGGGGCTGCAAAGAGTGATACGGAGAAATTTGCAGCCCTCTTTATGGTGACGAAGCTGGTGAAGGGGAAGGATTGTACAGATGTGGCCAAGAAGGCACTCTTTGACTCCATTGGCTTCAAATTCCTGAAGAAGCTCATGCTAGCCGACAGTGTACCCGATGATTGTCCCCCAATTGTGTACAAAAGTGTTGCCCTGTCCATTCTCACGAGTTTCTGTGAGCTGGAGTCCCTGGCCACAAACCCTGACATGCTGAATAACATCCCAGTTTTCTTCAGTATCATCGAAAGTGCCGATGATGAGGATGACAATGATAATCTCATTGTCGTCACGGAGTCCTACAAGTGCCTCCAGGCCATTGCACAATTTGAACCAGGACAAAAAGCCCTTTTGGATTCTGGAGCAATCCCAAAACTGGCCCAAGTCTATGCCAACAAAAGCTTCCAGACAGACGAAGCTCTGCGCATTATTGTGACCCTCTGCAGTAAATTTGGGCCTCAGGCATGGGGAACAGACCCCAAAGTCTTCAATTCCCTCGTCACGAGAATTGGTCTGGACTTTGAGACTGATCATTCTGAGCGGAAGTTCGATTTATGCTCAATTCTAGCCACTCTCCTCTTCACCTGTCGCCGGGATGTGATCCTGCCGACAGTTGAGGGAGAAATCTGGCCAGAGAGCATCTACAAGGGTCTCAATGATATCCTCAAGAGCAAAATTGGGAAGAATCAGAGAGATCCAGCTCTTAAGCTAGCTGCCCAGGCTGTGGAATTTTTGGGCATTGAATGGACTCTCAATGATGAAGAGAAGCCCAAGCAGTTCTACCTGCTTCTGCTGCAGCTGGCAGCCATTGAGGTCAGAATGCAGATGGACAATAAATCCTTCAATCAGGCAGCTGCTCAGGCTGATCTCATTACTGCGTGCTTCGTGATCTTGGAATTGTCGGTGAACTACATGGCTACGGATCAGCTGGATCTGGAGCAGAAGGAGAAGCAGCAAGTGTACACAGCCCTCAAGGGGGCCTTCAGTGGAGTGATGAGTGTTTTAACAAAGTTGAGCAGCAGTGAGGCGAGGAATAGTCTTTCGCCCAAGGATAAATCCTTCGCAGCAGCGATGGTCAGGGTTCTGTCGGCTTGGCTGTGTCAGGAAACTACAGCAATGCGTCCGGGACTGTATCAG GTCCTGCCATACATGTTTCAGCTGGCAAATTCGACCTTCCAGGAGAGTCGGCAGCACCGTCTTGAGCATAAGGGTAATCCCGATGCTCCTGAAGGTCCAGCTGATGTTCTGCGTGTCATGCTCCCTGCCTTGTGTCATTTGGCTGTGGAGGATAAGGCACGTCAGGTACTGTTTAAAACTAAACAGGATGAAGCTCTGTATGAGTGCCTTGTCTTTCATTTCTCTATTGCACACTGGAAGCGTCCTCCAGTGCCAAGGGCTGAGCGTCTCAAGAGGCTCAATGAGCCTGAACCAAAGCCAAGTCCGCGTCAGCAGGAGGAGATGAAAGACTCTCGAGCGGCTATTGTGAGTCtgtgtaatatttttatgaatttgactgTGCTGGAGGCAAAAATTGCCGAGGATAGTTTGCTGTTTAGCAATTTGCTCAAGTTTATCTTTGAGAATTTGCCAGAATTGAAAGATACCCCGGATAATTTGGTGATGCATGGGCATTTAGCTGTTTTGGGACTGTTGATGCTGAAGCAGCAGGCGAAGAAGGTGAAAAAGAATGATTTCTCAATTTGTCGGTATATTCAGGCTACAATTAGATTCCTATGGGATGCATATATTGTGGATGAATCAAATGATCCGACAGCTCTTGTGGTCTCAATAACGTACAAAGAACACTGGATGGAAATCCAGGAGTTGTGGTTCCTGGGTATGCAAACGATGTCTGGGGTGATCACGCAGATACCGTGGATATCGGAATTTGCGTTGGAAAGTGGATGGGCTGAAGGAATTGTGGAAACATTGAAGAAAGTGAAGATTGGCACTCTTCCAGGCAATGTCAAGTCAGCCTTTGAGGATCTCCTGTGCCAATTGGCTGAAGCCAATCCAGATGTTCCGGCCAAACTTAAGAAAGCTGATGCACTTCGTGTTTGCCGGAATCATCGTTTGATGGAGTTGGGAAAGAAGTTGTTTGGTGATTAA